A window of Carassius carassius chromosome 48, fCarCar2.1, whole genome shotgun sequence genomic DNA:
GTTTTCAAGAGTTTTGTGTTTTACCTTCACAGTTCCACTGGTGTGGTGTCAAACCAAAGAGAGTTTAATTGTTAAACGGGTGAATTTAGGAGAAAATGTGACTTTAGACTGTCAGATTGATGTCAAAGAAATGTATTGGATTTTCCAAAAACTGACAGATTCTCCAGTACTGATACTGCGGACTTTCACATCAGATTCTACATCATCTAAGATACAAGATGAAAAACTGAAAGACAAATATTCATCACTTACTTTGAGCCGTTTATTTATTAGGAACATAACTATCAATGAAATAGGAATATATTATTGTGCAAAAACAGGCACGCCTCTACAGCTCAGCAACGGCACCCATCTTTACACCACTGGTAAGTATTTCTAAATTACATTTAGGCTACGATTAACACATCAAGTGTTATTAGCATATACTAAGTTTATAGCTAAAATGTATCTGTGttactgaaatgtgtttttacCTTTATCAgaggttttaattatatttggcATTAAAAGCACAAAACTGATACAATTCTTCTATTTGAACAGAATCTGTGCATGaccaaaataaaacagaatacaacAATCATATTCAACAATATTGTGGAACAGAACCCAATTTTCACAAGATTTTGACCATTGCATCCTTCGTGTTGAACGCTGTGCTGATTATTGCACTAACAGGTGAGATTTCTGAGAGACTATCAAGTTGAAAGTGCATAAAACATGATCAAATGTTCAAATTAATCTCCTCGGTTTCATTTAAATTAGGTTTAGTGTATTCCTCTATGAAGAGTTTCTTTGAAATGTACTGAAGTATTGctttattatgcatgtatattatattcatgacGATAACCGAATTGTAACCCACTACTTTAGGTCTGTTAATACTCAAACTCAAGAAGCCAAGAAAAAGTCGAACTCAGATTGTCAAACCAGTGTCGCTTGAGGACTTAACCTCTGCAGAGGTAAGACTTATAATACTGAATGATTCGGTCACCATTTCAGTTCATAGTATGAAATAGTACAGTGAAATTTCCGAGGAACAACTAAAGTTCTTCTAAGTGTTTCTCTACTTGCTAAAGGTGTTTTGAAACTCATTAGTTGTGAAACGATGGTGAAAAATATCATTCTTCAGAGTTGACAACTCATAGTTTCGCAAAACATCTAAAATAAATTCTGGATGCTCAACGATTTCACAAATGTTTAACCAAATCAACAAAACTTGTTCATATGTGTGGTGAAGAGGTTTATAAAGTGGCTAATTTCTTTGTTATTGTTCTCGTAGTATTCCGAAATCGAGCCGTCCACAAATTACAGAGGAGAAAATCCCATTCAGATAAACAGCACTTATGAACTTCTTCAGAATCCAAAGCCACATCCTACACAATCATGAGCAGAGATCAGCACATCTTGCTGTCAACAAACTGTTAATGTGTTGGTTTAACACCTTCTGTGAGCCTACACCTTTTCCTTCGGTTTCCATTACTGTTTGAATGAAACCATGTTACTTACTTATAAAACACATCATTTTGTTGTGTGCTGCTACCAAGTACTTTATTAGCCATGCCAACAGATCAATCTTGATCGATGTGGTTAGTTTACAAGAAGGTTCAATATGTTACAATGCATTACAATGGATAATACTTATCAGTCTAATGCTAATTCTACATATACAAATACACTGTTAACGTTTCAAATTAACGTAAGAATCGAAATCAACTGTATcagtatatttatgaattaaaataaaccaaGATTAGtaaatactgtaaacattgtcgTTCATTGTTGACGATAGGTAATGAATTAACTCATGTAAACAAGTACAATTAGTTTATTGTAAagtaaattgtttgtttttgagaAACAAAGATGCTTAATGATTGTTATAGGTTTAATGTGGTTATCCATGTTGGTTTATTGGATGATTTAGTTGGTGTTTAGCTGCTCACTAAATCAGAAAACCACTATTTGCTAGTGGACGTTCTTgaataaaaaaagtgcaaaaacatTAATCATGATACAACGGGCTCGACGCTTACAACAGTGACTCAAGTTTTACCACGTTCGTATCATGCACAGATTGGTAAAAGTGCCACTTCCTGTTTCTGAAGAACAACTCGAGAATAACATGCAAGATCAAAATCTAGTTAAAAGGTCTTTGATTGCTGCAATGCAATCCTCTAATGTTTCAGGAGAATAGTTTTCTTCAGTAAAGTGTTGTAACATACACTTGTACTCAAACACACTTTAAGagttttttatttgacatttgtacatttttgcaCAACATCTATACACAACCAGGGCTGTAACCACCATAGACATTGAGGGAAATCAGTCTAAACGCTGTCGTCAGTGTCAAAATGATTAATACAAGTCTtgaccaatcaaatcaaagtaggcggtAATATCCTGTGATGCAATGAAGCAAAATATGGCCATTTTTGTATCATTTACATGATTCATGTCATTCCTGAAACTGAGCTTGACCAGACAATAAAGGTTTGCATTTTTGCCATATTAGGCATACCAATATTAGGCATACCAATGAGTGAATGTGTGCATGCTTTAGTTACCAATGATTCCTTTCCTACTAGAATTAGATTTAGCATTTCTTTGACCGTTCTATTTCTATACCTTATTAAAAATGCTCAATGCTGAAGATATGGTTACGGCCTTGTACACaacaaacagtcattattttctaCTTTATAGTTATATTCAACGAAAACGacgtttattaaattaaatgtacacGGCAATGGAGCGAATCCACCATATCTAGTATTCAGGAAGgataacagcacaatgaagtgaACGACAAACAATACAGAGTTAGATTTCAATTCTTCACATCCTAACATAAGATCTTCCTCTTCACTAGATTCACATTATGCAAATCTACGGTTAAGAAACGTCGCAAGGAATTTTTATTTCTCCATCAATAAATAATCGTTATATCTGTGTTTGATTGAAGCAATTATACAAGCAAATACTGTGGTGAACACATCAAAACAATAAAACGCATTCGAATGCAACACACAAAATGGAATGTGATGCGGTGGATGACATCAGTCCATTCGGATCTTCTGATTGGTCATCCTGTAGATGATGCTGTCGTATCCGGGATCCATGTTCCAGAGGTTGTACGAGATCACGATGACGGATAAAGCTAAGACGATCATCAGCCACAGGACAATGTTAAAGACCACAGCGTAATCGTAGTCGTACTTGTAGGCCAGGTTGTAAGGGCTGCCTGGGTTACTCTGAAACAACCACACGCTAGAGTTACATGTAGGTCAACGTTCAAATGTAGGTCAGCGAAGGAGGTTTCAACTGTACCGTAACCAACTTTGTTTTGGAACAAAAAAACAGGTTAAGGGTTGGAAAGGTGAGGGTCGCTACGATAAAACTATATGCTACCATttctaaaaatttataaaatgcatACTAGAGCTTGCTATCCAACCACTACTGGCTACACTAATAACATGTCTTACAGAAATGGTCTTGAATCGATTCTTTCTTCTCGTACCCTGACAAATAAGAATAACACTGGAAATGTGGACCTGTCCCAACATgaagttataatttttttaaagtaaacattTGCTTATAGAAAAGCTTATTGCGATTAACTTACGATCTGCTTGGACTCGAGGATGGAGCGTGACTTCCTGGTCAAAGGGGCTTCGAACGTCTTCACAGTCACGACTTCTACAACCGCGTTGTTTGCATAGACACTGGCGACATCGTCTGCGAACTACATCGATGCACAGACAAACAGATTTTAGTATATACAAGCACTAATTACAGtagtactatttaaatattattaagtattattagtgtaaaaaaacaaagataTTTAGCAGCTGGAActaaatatagaaatgtatatgaaaATGAATATACATTGTATTAATTGAATAATGAAATTCATGTAATGAGTCaattaaatttaatgaaaaataatgattttaagtTCATTACTAGTTATATAATAACTGATAAATGTGAAGGTATCTAAATGATTTCACTGTAATGGTTAAATGTCAAGTTttggctaaatttatttttattcattgtattttaacaattttaaagTGTCATATTTCAGCTTAAACTCAAAAGGAAAATAAAGtgaacaaagcattttttttggGTTAAAAGTGTAGATGTATTTCTAATAGAACATTTTAGCAACAAATGACAtctatataaaaatgttaaataacattaattctgtaattattgtaacattcattgtgataatgagaaatgttgccttgaaaacaacatgaaatataattatttcaatttcaataaaaaattttttttttaaagtaacgtaaATTTAATGTTTAGTAAACAATAAGAGCGCTACAGCtagtattaatttaattaacaaaaatgaagacttttgtatatttgattttttttcaataaacatttattttatttaaagtaacgtAAATTTCAATGTTTTAGTAAACAATAAGAGCACTACAGCTAGCGTCAATTTagttaacaaaaactatgacgaaAAATGTTCGTCAATAAGGTTTATTCCCTGATGAAAACGAGACGATGACGTAAACATAATTAGGTCATTAATTGATAACAGACTAAACGAAGAAGAAAAATATTGTTGATGAAAAAGACAAGACTAAAAtgtagttaaaaaacaaaaacgtcTTATTTTTTGTTGAAAAGTCAGTGGTTTGTGGATTGTGACGTTACTTACGCAACCTCTGTGCGGCaatacgcttttttttttttgccattgttttaaaagagaaacattaatgcaatttggaattactattaggAATACCTCTGTATTATTATTTGAGAGTAGATTTTTGTTAAGCCAGTTTTCATAATGTAGACACTAGACAGGgccagtatatatatatctgagATCTTTGGTGTTTATTCAGCCTCTAATTGATATCCTGTTATAAATCTGTACACGAACGTTAGATGAGGTCTAAACCATGCATACGAGTCGATATTTTATTGATCTGTGCTTAGTGGT
This region includes:
- the LOC132131450 gene encoding uncharacterized protein LOC132131450, coding for MRTMQLLLLFPLVWCQTKESLIVKRVNLGENVTLDCQIDVKEMYWIFQKLTDSPVLILRTFTSDSTSSKIQDEKLKDKYSSLTLSRLFIRNITINEIGIYYCAKTGTPLQLSNGTHLYTTESVHDQNKTEYNNHIQQYCGTEPNFHKILTIASFVLNAVLIIALTGLLILKLKKPRKSRTQIVKPVSLEDLTSAEYSEIEPSTNYRGENPIQINSTYELLQNPKPHPTQS